The window CCCATGCGAATGATTCAAAAATGATAATAACCTGGTGGAGGCTTTCGGAAATAGTGACAGATGTTTTATTTTTGGAACATGATCCTGCGGCAATATTCTAATCACTAAGCTCTCATCATTTACAGTTGGTAAGGTAGACATCCGAATAAACACCTGGCCGCTTCTTAGCATCACAGCTAGTGACCCATTTTGCGGCCTCCTTTTTTCCCCTATATCCATGGATGGAAAATTTAAAATGAGCAATGAGCCGCTCGCCGCTTTTTTTATCAATGGTTCGCTGCTGAATTAAATCTGAGTCTACGCGGAAAGATACCGACGCTTCCTTTTCTTTTGGAACAATATGCACATCAGATGCTCTCATGCGGCATGCTTCTTCTAGCAGCTCTTGTCCCAAATATTCAATACCATACAAATGGTTCACTCCCTTCTCTGACCATATTGTAAGTTGGAGGAACCTGTCTGACAAAAGAGCATTTTATCATTTTAACGACTAATCATGCGAAAAAATCATCAGCTTGCGATGGAAAACGTGGTTTTTTAAAAAAGAGCATATAAAAAAACCTGACTTTTACAAGTGCAGGTTTTTTGGTCATGTTGCTTCTTGCGGCTGTTCTTCAAAAATACGAAATCCTCTTTTTTCTAAAGCTTTTGCAAGGCTGTGTTCAGTATTTACTTTTGAGAAATCAATGCCCAATTTCACGACGGTTTGAGCAATTTCTGGGCGGATGCCTGAAATAATCGTCTCGATTCCTAGAAGCTTCGCACTATCCACCACTTTAAAGAGCTGATAAGCAACCATCGTATCAACGACCGGTACGCCTGATATATCAATAAACAAATGCGTTAGACGCAGTCTTGAAGCCTGTTCTAGTACGGATTCTAGAATAATTTTGGCCCGGTACGTATCAATCTCTCCGATGAGCGGCAAAATCCCAATTTCCTTTGAAACTGGAATAACAGGAGCACTCAGTTCCTGAATCATCTCTCTTTGTGCATTTAGCTGACTCAGTGTCACACGGTCGTATTCTTCTGATAAACGCTCGATCATATTATCAAACGTGGAATGAAAATGCTGATTCCACCCGCACACATCTTGGAGCGTCACTTCAAGCTCGGTTTCTAGTATGAATTTCTCGATTCTCGAACAGAAAATCTGACGGAATATCTTAAATTGTCCAATGATTTCATATAAAGGCACCTCGTGAACGGCTCGATCACGTGCAATATCAACAGACCATTTTTTTAAATGATTTTCTACTTTGTCTGACAGCGTCACAAGCGTTGCTGCAATGGTTTGAATAAACGCTGTGTTCTGTTCCTTCAGCTTCATTTCCGTTTCCTCTGAAGCATGTTTGGAATATAATGAGCCTTCTTCTGTTCTTGTTTTCAGCCATTCTTCGGTCATGATAGGGGCTTCTTTTAGGATAAATTCATATAATTGCTTAGATTTTTCATTTTTCATTTACTTCTTCCGCTCCTTTTTCACTTAAAACTAGTGACATACAACTTTTATGTATAAATGACCGCAGATGGTGAACAATATCATTACACGTTTGATATTGGGCTATAGCCAAGTGGTAAGGCAATGGACTTTGACTCCGTGATCGTTGGTTCGAACCCAGCTAGCCCAGTTCAGCACAAAAACGAAGACGGCTGAAGAATGTTTCAGCTGATCTTCGTTTTTTATTAGGAAACCGATTGATGAATCGCTTTCTTTTTTGATATTTTCATGAGTTCCCCGGGATTATAGCCTACTACCAATTTATTTCCATCAAGGATAATTGGTCTCCGGAGCAGTTTTGGTTTTTCAATGAGAAGCTGAAGAACCTCGTTTACTTTTAAATCATTAATATTTAAATTTAAGCTTTTAAAAGCCTGGCTTCGTGTGGCTAAAATTTCATCCATTCCTTCTGTTGTTAAGGAAAGAATCTTTTTTAATTCATCTAGGGTTGGCGTTTCTCTGAAAAGGTGACGCTCTTTAAAATCAATTTGATTCGCCTTTAGCCAATGTTTTGTTTTGCGGCAAGACGTGCAGCTCGGGTATGAATAAAAAGTAATGTCACTCATTAGTCTTCCTCCTTAGGTCGTTAACCTTTTCTCTTATGGAGTAAGTACCCTCATGTATTTCGGCATAAACACGTTTTGATCACTTTTTCAAAAAAATTTTTTCTACTTGTAAAATAAATGTTCACACGTTGTCAAAAATGTAAATGTTTACATAACAAGTGGTGATCAGCTATAATATGAATCAAAGGGGTTTTTTTAAGGGGAGGGAAAGAAATGAATCGCATGTTCCGCGTGCTTGGCTTTTGGACGGGTATTTTTGCTGTCATGTTCTATTTAGGGCATATGAAAGATGCATCGTTGCTGTTCTTCGGTCAAACCGTTCTTTTTGTATTTTTATCCTACTTGAATTTATCCGAAAGAATGTATATTTACATTTTCGGAGCGTACTTGACGATTTTCTTTGCCGGATTTACATATTATTCGATCTTCATCATGGTTCCCGGTACCGGACATTAATTGAAAAAAGCGTCTCTTTAAAAAGAGATGCTTTTTTCATACCTGTGTTTAAAGAGAAAAACCATTGATAAACGGATTTTGCTCCTGCTCTGTGAGTACAGTGGTTTCACCGCCATGTCCACTTAAAATAAGAGTTGATTCTGGTAATGACAACAATTTGTTATGAATCGATTGAAGCAGCACTTCTTGACTGCCCCCTACTAAATCTGTTCTCCCGATGCCACCTT is drawn from Bacillus pumilus and contains these coding sequences:
- a CDS encoding DUF2626 domain-containing protein is translated as MNRMFRVLGFWTGIFAVMFYLGHMKDASLLFFGQTVLFVFLSYLNLSERMYIYIFGAYLTIFFAGFTYYSIFIMVPGTGH
- a CDS encoding STAS domain-containing protein; translation: MKNEKSKQLYEFILKEAPIMTEEWLKTRTEEGSLYSKHASEETEMKLKEQNTAFIQTIAATLVTLSDKVENHLKKWSVDIARDRAVHEVPLYEIIGQFKIFRQIFCSRIEKFILETELEVTLQDVCGWNQHFHSTFDNMIERLSEEYDRVTLSQLNAQREMIQELSAPVIPVSKEIGILPLIGEIDTYRAKIILESVLEQASRLRLTHLFIDISGVPVVDTMVAYQLFKVVDSAKLLGIETIISGIRPEIAQTVVKLGIDFSKVNTEHSLAKALEKRGFRIFEEQPQEAT
- a CDS encoding Spx/MgsR family RNA polymerase-binding regulatory protein; translation: MSDITFYSYPSCTSCRKTKHWLKANQIDFKERHLFRETPTLDELKKILSLTTEGMDEILATRSQAFKSLNLNINDLKVNEVLQLLIEKPKLLRRPIILDGNKLVVGYNPGELMKISKKKAIHQSVS